CACTTCGGTGCCCTGATGTTCGGCTCTTAATTCTCCGCAGGTATGGGTTCTTAGCATGGGTATTTTTTTGGCCTCCGAAGGTAGAAAAAAAATCAACGTCAAACAGACGAAATGCTTTTACAGCGCGGGTATTTGTTACCTTCGGGACACAAACACACCCAACATGCTCGAGCCGTTTTCAGACGAACATTATATGCGGGAGGCGCTGCGGGAAGCCGAAAAGGCTTTTGACAAGGAAGAAGTGCCAGTGGGGGCGGTGATCGTAGCGCAGAACCGCATCATTGCCCGCGCCCATAATCTCACAGAGCAGCTCAACGATGTGACTGCCCATGCCGAGATGCAGGCGTTCACTGCCGCTGCAGACTTTATCGGAGGGAAGTACCTGAAAGATTGCACGCTTTATGTGACCCTTGAACCTTGTGTGATGTGTGCAGGTGCTTCATTCTGGACACAGATCCCGCGCATCGTGTATGGCGCTGCTGATCCCAAGCGCGGGTTCCAGCAGCTGTCGCAACGGGTCATTCATCCGAAAACCGAGATCAAAGGAGGGGTACTGTCCGCCGAATGTGCCGAGTTACTGATCCGGTTTTTCGAACGAAAGCGCTAGGCTACACCCTTATTTTTTCTCCTGGCTTTTTTCCACCCTTTTGAGTTCGTACAGGTCGGTGCGCCGGTCTTTCATGTTGGTTACGCTACCGTATTGCTGCAGGTGTTTGAGCAGGTCGAGGTCCACATCTGCGATCAGTGTCATTTCCGTGTTCGGTGTTGCCAGTGCCCGTACTCCGTCTGCGGGGAATGCGAAGTCGGAAGGGGTGAATACGCCTGATTCGGCATATTGGATGTCCATGTTGTTCACACGTGGCAGGTTGCCCACGCTGCCAGCGATGGCCACGTAGCACTCGTTTTCAATGGCGCGGGCGGAAGCACAACTTTTCACCCGGGTATACCCGTTCTGGGTGTCGGTGAGAAAGGGAACGAACAGGATCTTCATACCTTCCTGGGCCAGGATGCGGGGCAGTTCCGGGAACTCCACATCGTAGCAAATGAGGATGCCGATCTTCCCGCAATCGGTATCCATCACACGCAAGGTATCACCTCCCTGCATGCCCCAGTAGTTGATTTCGTTCGGGGTGATATGCAGCTTCTGATA
The DNA window shown above is from Flavobacteriales bacterium and carries:
- a CDS encoding nucleoside deaminase — protein: MLEPFSDEHYMREALREAEKAFDKEEVPVGAVIVAQNRIIARAHNLTEQLNDVTAHAEMQAFTAAADFIGGKYLKDCTLYVTLEPCVMCAGASFWTQIPRIVYGAADPKRGFQQLSQRVIHPKTEIKGGVLSAECAELLIRFFERKR